The Phragmites australis chromosome 1, lpPhrAust1.1, whole genome shotgun sequence genomic interval ACGGGATGGAGAGCTCCTGCCCGCCCACGGAGATGCCCGACAGGCCGACGTAGTAGAACGTGTTGGTGCGCGGGCTGCGGAGGAGTGGCGCGGTGACCACGTCggggtcgccgccgccgtcgccgaacTGGAGCGTGGACGCGGACGGGGAGTCTCGGTCGACGAGGCAATACGAGAAGGTGGTGGCGGAGATCTGGGACGGGAAGGAAAGGGGGCCGCCGCCGAGCGCCAGCAGCCCCGCGGCGCCGACGAAGAGCCCCTCGTTGTCGTGGCCGCAGCCGATGGCGACGTTGCTGACCGGCTGCGAATCCCCGAGCGTGAGCATCTCGGTGGCGAAGTCCCCGACGGTGTAGGAGCCGTCGCCGTAGGCCACCTCGTAGAGGCACGCGCCGGTGGAGTTGCGGCACGCGGCGGCGTCGAGGTCGCGGCAGCGCGGGGAGTCACAGGATACGGCGGTGTAGGAGGTGGAGAGCGAGGGGTCGAACACCGGGTCGGACTGCTGGTAGCAGTCGGCGCAGGGCTGGCACTGCACCCACGTGACGTCGCTGCCGGTGTCGAGCACCATGTAGAGCTGCCGCGCGGGGCTCCCGACGCCGACGCGCGAGAAGTACTCCCCGCTGCCCTGCCCGACGCCGGACACCACGGGCCCCTGTATCGCCGCCGCGGAGGCCGCAAACACCGCGGACTCGTTGGCGGGGCGCAGGTCCAAGCGGGTCACCCCgtccgccgccagcgccgcgcGGGCCGacaccgccgccgcgcgcgcctcGTCGCGGCGCAGCCGGGACAGGACGAGGGAGCGGTAGCTCTGGTGCTGCCCCTGCTCCTGCGGCAGGAAGTCCCGGGAGTGGAGCCACAGCATCAGGCCACTGTCCTTCCTCGACCCTGAGTGCTTCCAGATGGAGGAGGCCTCGGCGGCGGACTGGTGGAGCGAGATGGCGTCCGTGGAGAGCGCGGCGCGGGCacgggagagggaggcggcgacgTCGAGCGTCTCGgtggccgccgctgccgccgcccggGAGTGGTGACGGGAGACGGCGAGGGCGGCGactaggaggaggagcgggagaaGGGCAGGCGGCTGCATTGCGCTGGTATGGTTGGTGGGCAGAGGGATGGAGGAGAGTGGAGCGGTGAGGGAGTATGAGCGGATGTAGGGAGGAAGGTGGGCaaatttgggattttagacaacagacaccgtcgtatttgagaaaatagacaatatgttggcgtatttacaaatttagcatccgtattcggaacctcaaacaccgaaaactgactttcggtaactcagaatccgaaaaTAGCCCGACCCCACAattttcggcaactcagttgccgaatacgatactgttcaccgtattcagcaactcagttaccgaaaacactgtaaacagtgccgtattcggcaactcagttgccgaatacggtaaacagtgccgtattcggcaactgagttgccgaatacggcctctgCATGCGCCGGCGGCCGGAAGCTACAGgaaagaagctagcaagcaaaaATAGTCCATAAAaatgcatgttttttatttaattcacgattttttttgaaaatacaaaaatagtccaaaaattctaaatgttttcatgatcaaactagagatcaccaacaacccattttaattagtttggtccaaaaagtatgagccaatatttaattagaattctccaaataaatcaacttttataaattctagcaatatttaatgcctcaaataatttctaaaaaatctagaaaaattcactaatattgttataatgtgatatactaatttataaaaatatttccatccctatgttatttggtgtaaaagtgagttcctttgtaatgcttcgtttatatgcatttttatcatttcatgtgatattctctttttaattcaatttgaataaaaataatgcaacatgcacaaaattttggttctcatattaatattaagcctttgtaatgctccatttatatttttttttatcatttcatgccatattatctttttaattcaatttgaataaaaaattctataaatgctttaatatggcatgaaatgataaaaaaatataaatggagcattacaaaggcttaatattaatatgagaaccaaaattttgtgcatgttgcattatttttattcaaattgaattaaaaagagaatatcacatgaaatgataaaaatgcatataaatgaagcattacaaaggaactcacttttacaccaaataacatagggatagaaatatttttataaattagtatatcacattataacaatattagtgaatttttctagattttttagaaattatttgagcattaaatattgctagaatttataaaagttgatttatttggagaattctaattaaatattggctcatactttttggaccaaactaattaaaatgggttgttgatgatctctagtttgatcatgaaaacatttagaatttttggactatttttgtattttcaaaaaaaatcgtgaattaaataaaaaacatgcattTTTATGGACTATttttgcttgctagcttctttcCTGTAGCTTCCGGCCGCCGGCGCATGcagaggccgtattcggcaactcagttgccgaaaatTGTAGGACCGGGTTAttttcggattctgagttaccgaaagtcagttttcggtgtttgaggttccgaatacggatgctaaatttgtaaatacgctaaTATATTGCCTATTTTTTCAAATACGAcggtgtctgttgtctaaaatcccaaatttaccgaggaaggtggtgtggtttTTCAAGAGCGGCAGCTGCAGACTGCAGTGATGAGGGTGGTGGATGGAAAGCGGGGATCACGTCATTTCGGTGCTTCGCCCGGCGACGGCGAGATCGGAGCGGTCTGTCAAGCATTTAAGCTGCAAGAAGgagaggtggtggtgggggaCAGAGGGCGCACGCTCTTGGCCGGGCGAGGCGGGTGAATAATCATTTCGATCAAAGGACATTGCTGATGACATGACCAGTGCTAAGCTAATACTCCACAGGTAACCATTGATTCGTCAGGCCAGAGCAGCAAATTGTTTGAAATATtgttagggtctgtttgttgtCCACATGCTCTGAGTTTAACTCGTACGAGTCATACAGATTAAGTTGAGAtatattaaagaaatatagtagaatctgtttggttggttacaTGTGTTAAATTTgactgagaagagattgtgtttaaTTGCCTGTATGAGTATATATtacattacaaaagaactcatttttttaccaaataacatagggttgaaaatatttttataaataagtacatcacatgataagaatattagtgaattttttataatttttggagaattttaattaaaaattaactTAGGCTttttgatcaaactaattaaaatgggttgctagtgagctctaatttactcacgaaaatatttagaatttttggttcACTCTTGTactaaataaaatctaaagttaaataaaaaatatcacgcACAATATTTTTCAACAGGCGAGCCAAACCCGGCGCGTACGCCAAAATCGCCTGATTCCGACATACGTACGGAGCCAAGCTCCCTCGATGCATTTGCAC includes:
- the LOC133896098 gene encoding protein ASPARTIC PROTEASE IN GUARD CELL 1-like translates to MLDRPLRSRRRRAKHRNDVIPAFHPPPSSLQSAAAALEKPHHLPPYIRSYSLTAPLSSIPLPTNHTSAMQPPALLPLLLLVAALAVSRHHSRAAAAAATETLDVAASLSRARAALSTDAISLHQSAAEASSIWKHSGSRKDSGLMLWLHSRDFLPQEQGQHQSYRSLVLSRLRRDEARAAAVSARAALAADGVTRLDLRPANESAVFAASAAAIQGPVVSGVGQGSGEYFSRVGVGSPARQLYMVLDTGSDVTWVQCQPCADCYQQSDPVFDPSLSTSYTAVSCDSPRCRDLDAAACRNSTGACLYEVAYGDGSYTVGDFATEMLTLGDSQPVSNVAIGCGHDNEGLFVGAAGLLALGGGPLSFPSQISATTFSYCLVDRDSPSASTLQFGDGGGDPDVVTAPLLRSPRTNTFYYVGLSGISVGGQELSIPSSAFAMDASGAGGVIVDSGTAVTRLQSSAYAALRDAFVSGTSSLARTSGVSLFDTCYDLSDRTSVEVPAVALRFEGGGTLRLPAKNYLIPVDGAGTYCLAFAPTNAAVSIIGNVQQQGTRVSFDTAKGTVGFTPNKC